The Fulvivirga ligni genome window below encodes:
- a CDS encoding HEAT repeat domain-containing protein, translated as MEEKLKDLILEYIDGNLSGELEKYVAKNIQENEECRKYYEDIQKTYQLLESDIDLQPDSSLKLDFEKALEEEIAAEKPKGKQVYFPMWKMAASVALVLSGVFIGAWWMKGQKNDQIDALASEVRATREMVLQSLDNQQSASARLQGVNVAYSVDKADDAILKALVRTLNNDENTNVRLAAMEALARFSDQPGVMAALLSSMEKQTDPIVQINLINLMVSLKEKGAVGKLQEIIQSDSTQQAVKDEAHMAVYKLI; from the coding sequence ATGGAGGAAAAATTGAAAGATCTAATACTGGAATATATAGATGGCAACCTAAGTGGTGAGCTGGAAAAGTATGTGGCTAAGAATATTCAGGAAAACGAGGAGTGTAGGAAGTATTATGAAGATATACAAAAGACCTACCAGCTTCTAGAATCTGATATTGATCTCCAGCCTGATAGTAGCCTAAAGCTGGATTTTGAAAAAGCCCTGGAAGAAGAAATCGCGGCTGAGAAACCAAAAGGAAAACAGGTTTATTTTCCCATGTGGAAAATGGCGGCCTCTGTAGCATTGGTATTATCTGGTGTGTTCATCGGTGCCTGGTGGATGAAAGGTCAGAAAAACGACCAGATTGATGCGCTGGCTAGTGAAGTGCGTGCTACCAGAGAAATGGTTTTGCAATCACTTGATAATCAGCAGTCTGCCAGTGCGCGTCTGCAAGGGGTAAATGTAGCCTATTCAGTGGATAAAGCAGATGATGCTATTTTGAAAGCATTGGTTCGTACGCTAAATAATGATGAAAATACGAATGTTCGCCTGGCAGCTATGGAGGCACTGGCACGGTTTAGCGATCAGCCAGGGGTAATGGCAGCACTACTTTCTTCTATGGAAAAGCAAACCGATCCAATAGTGCAAATTAACCTGATTAACCTAATGGTTTCATTAAAAGAAAAGGGCGCAGTAGGTAAGCTGCAAGAGATCATTCAAAGTGATAGTACACAACAGGCCGTGAAAGACGAAGCGCACATGGCCGTATACAAATTGATATAA
- a CDS encoding DUF4097 family beta strand repeat-containing protein — translation MKSKMKYVMLVMICFALSPVMAQYKIPMSSGLLELSELYDVQVEGYSGNEVIISTKGKYDIPERAKGLKPINGLGLTDNTGVGLSVKDDGKEHKVVSQVARNSDVGYIVKVPNGVRIKYVNSSIHGDDFTGMNIQGELEVSTHGGSIKLKNISGPVTLSSVHGDIEVVMADKMNQSMPSAITSVHGDVDLAVPAGSNAAFEIATTWGEVYSDLDLKVDQPDGMKVYGAKKISGKLGNGGSKIALSSTHGNVYLRSK, via the coding sequence ATGAAAAGTAAGATGAAATATGTAATGCTCGTAATGATTTGTTTTGCTCTGAGCCCGGTTATGGCGCAGTATAAAATACCCATGAGTTCAGGATTGCTGGAGCTAAGTGAATTGTACGATGTGCAGGTAGAAGGATATTCTGGTAATGAAGTGATCATCTCCACCAAAGGGAAGTATGATATTCCAGAACGAGCAAAAGGATTAAAACCAATCAATGGCCTTGGTCTTACAGATAATACTGGCGTAGGCCTTTCTGTAAAAGATGATGGCAAAGAGCACAAAGTAGTTTCACAGGTGGCCAGAAATTCCGATGTAGGTTATATTGTAAAGGTGCCTAACGGCGTGCGAATAAAATATGTTAACTCTTCTATTCATGGAGATGACTTTACAGGAATGAATATTCAAGGTGAATTAGAGGTATCAACTCATGGAGGCAGTATTAAGCTGAAGAACATTTCTGGGCCGGTAACTTTGAGTTCTGTTCATGGTGATATTGAAGTAGTAATGGCAGATAAGATGAATCAGAGTATGCCAAGCGCCATTACCTCTGTACATGGAGATGTAGATCTGGCTGTGCCAGCTGGTAGCAATGCCGCTTTCGAAATAGCCACCACCTGGGGTGAAGTATATTCTGACCTTGATTTAAAAGTAGATCAGCCTGATGGTATGAAAGTATATGGTGCCAAGAAAATAAGTGGTAAGCTGGGCAATGGAGGTAGTAAAATAGCCCTTTCTTCCACTCACGGAAATGTATACCTAAGAAGCAAGTAA
- a CDS encoding T9SS type A sorting domain-containing protein, with protein sequence MKTYTVLFLMIISIFAYGQDGYYSNNNYQGTWLNDASWNKSQTWMGNNPGPNVGGAAAYVDVYGIITREGNLTLGGSSAVTIYDTLWVNGDLIVGGGSSLTVDDNGLLIIEGDLRTEGGTVTVNDGRIIAKSNLRSVGGSSVENSGSGSNAFYVFGGVSRNGGAEFNGSRNAEDGYFLTESDLYNDDPALYNYVMTGTLPVEFLYVDAKITNGVAMITWATGSELNNDFFTLERSTDGINFQEIATVDGAGNSSDVIEYSVEDFSAANGANYYRVKQTDFDGQYEYSKVVNVFNEAVRALEVTAFPNPATDQLNVRIDGFGSDEVTVELTDDRGMAVYTNTFDSSFENVAQINVSNLPSGLYIVTLKTSIYNLTTRVLVK encoded by the coding sequence ATGAAAACTTACACAGTACTTTTCTTAATGATTATCTCAATCTTCGCTTACGGACAGGACGGATACTACTCAAATAATAACTACCAGGGCACATGGTTAAATGATGCAAGCTGGAATAAAAGCCAAACTTGGATGGGAAACAACCCAGGTCCTAATGTAGGTGGAGCAGCCGCTTATGTAGATGTATATGGCATTATTACAAGAGAAGGAAATTTAACTTTAGGAGGAAGCTCAGCGGTGACGATATATGATACCCTTTGGGTAAACGGAGATTTAATAGTGGGTGGAGGTTCATCACTTACAGTAGATGATAATGGTTTACTTATTATAGAAGGTGATTTAAGAACAGAAGGTGGTACTGTAACAGTCAATGATGGTAGAATCATCGCTAAATCTAATTTAAGATCAGTGGGTGGTTCTAGTGTAGAGAACTCTGGTTCTGGCTCAAATGCTTTCTACGTTTTCGGAGGTGTTTCAAGAAATGGTGGTGCTGAGTTTAACGGTAGCAGAAATGCAGAAGATGGATACTTCCTTACTGAATCTGATCTTTATAACGATGATCCTGCTCTTTATAACTACGTGATGACAGGAACTTTACCTGTAGAGTTTTTATATGTAGATGCAAAAATCACTAATGGTGTGGCAATGATAACATGGGCTACTGGTTCAGAGTTAAACAATGATTTCTTCACATTAGAAAGATCTACAGATGGCATCAACTTCCAGGAGATTGCTACAGTGGATGGAGCCGGTAATAGCTCAGATGTAATTGAGTATTCAGTGGAAGATTTCTCAGCTGCTAACGGAGCTAACTATTACAGAGTGAAGCAAACAGACTTTGACGGTCAGTATGAGTATTCTAAAGTAGTAAATGTTTTCAACGAGGCTGTAAGAGCTTTAGAAGTAACTGCTTTCCCTAACCCTGCTACTGATCAGTTAAATGTAAGAATAGATGGTTTCGGATCAGATGAAGTTACTGTAGAGTTAACTGATGACAGAGGAATGGCAGTATACACAAATACATTTGATAGCTCTTTCGAAAATGTAGCTCAAATAAATGTATCTAACTTACCATCAGGATTATACATTGTAACACTTAAAACTTCTATCTATAACTTGACTACAAGAGTGCTAGTGAAATAA
- a CDS encoding RNA polymerase sigma factor, with protein MSAVKDGDLKKASVLFDRYNRQLYNFFVKITFDRDLGHDLTQNVFLRMLKYRQSYQEGKSFKSWIYQMARNIYADHYRKNKMLYSDYMEAENISDKMNAIDESIMAGEQEKLLYISLFKLKPEHREILILTKFQQLKYEEVGTILDCTVANVKVKVHRALKDLKETFMLLEKH; from the coding sequence ATGTCAGCTGTGAAGGACGGAGACCTGAAAAAGGCCTCAGTACTTTTCGATAGATACAACCGACAGCTTTACAACTTTTTTGTAAAGATCACTTTTGATCGTGATCTGGGGCATGACCTTACTCAAAATGTTTTTCTCAGAATGCTTAAGTACAGGCAGTCATATCAGGAAGGTAAGAGCTTTAAAAGCTGGATATATCAAATGGCCAGAAACATCTATGCTGATCATTATAGAAAAAACAAAATGCTCTACTCTGACTATATGGAGGCTGAAAATATCAGTGATAAGATGAATGCCATTGATGAGAGTATCATGGCCGGTGAGCAGGAGAAACTTCTGTATATATCACTGTTCAAATTGAAGCCAGAACACAGAGAAATACTGATCCTCACCAAGTTTCAGCAGCTTAAATATGAAGAGGTGGGCACTATTCTGGACTGTACTGTAGCTAATGTAAAAGTGAAGGTGCATAGAGCCTTAAAGGATTTGAAAGAAACATTCATGCTATTAGAAAAACATTAA
- a CDS encoding DUF3820 family protein — translation MEEFDINKARQEMAELLNYKMPFGKYKGMKLMSLPEDYLVWFRQKGFPPGKLGRYLQIALEMKNG, via the coding sequence ATGGAAGAATTCGACATCAATAAAGCCAGACAAGAAATGGCGGAGTTACTTAACTATAAAATGCCTTTTGGGAAATATAAGGGCATGAAATTGATGAGTCTTCCTGAAGACTATCTCGTATGGTTCCGTCAAAAAGGTTTTCCTCCCGGAAAGCTGGGGCGCTATTTACAGATAGCTTTAGAAATGAAAAATGGCTAA